One genomic region from Cryptococcus gattii WM276 chromosome C, complete sequence encodes:
- a CDS encoding Hypothetical protein (Similar to SGTC gene model, INSD accession EAL21889.1; CNBC0300), protein MQQPLARLSSSLIYSSTRPFCPLRGSVIRTRRRYTTEIPPRPPTTPGSPLKEEWSVVFIVAGLTALGGYVFIKNDAVLEYRLDQLSQKIMGRPDEKQLFEERRRLEEEAIRQLTESSTKKTV, encoded by the exons ATGCAACAACCACTCGCACGACTCTCATCGTCATTGATATACAGCTCGACAAGGCCATTCTGTCCCCTA CGTGGCTCTGTCATCCGCACTAGGCGACGTTACACGACTGAGATACCGCCTCGACCGCCTACTACCCCTGGCTCCCCTTTGAAAGAAG AATGGAGTGTGGTGTTTATTGTTGCTGGTCTG ACAGCACTGGGCGGATATGTCTTCATTAAGAACGATGCTG TTCTTGAATATCGCCTCGACCAGCTATCTCAGAAGATCATGGGGAGACCTGATGAGAAGCAGCTTTTTGAAGAGCGAAGGCGTCTAGAGGAAGAGGCAATAAGACAACTGACTGAGTCCTCTACCAAAAAGACCGTGTAG
- a CDS encoding Hypothetical protein (Similar to TIGR gene model, INSD accession AAW43021.1; CND00870) — protein MEVGEISSHIWFTNATEDDILEKYAQFLGIGPAMLMYYNDALSLAALVLAPLRVLLEIVLANHEPPDEVEGIFPVSACNKTDDNTVYGAVARYGSLIHRHAMDVKHINISNVRQIFPQILSAANICDEINVALKLDNDNYDKEADGGFKTEVTASLNVPLNERNLFNQDKTNLILIATTVLSLTGPQFGPRIPQKKKSIWCAYHRTKIEGHWVFDRHNNVRALNREWDN, from the exons ATGGAAGTGGGAGAAATTTCCTCTCATATATGGTTTACAAACGCCACCGAGGATGATATTCTTGAAAAGTATGCACAGTTCTTGGGAAT CGGGCCTGCCATGTTAATGTATTACAACGACGCTCTCAGCTTAGCTGCCCTGGTCCTTGCTCCTCTTCGTGTGCTTCTCGAGATTGTGTTGGCTAATCATGAGCCTCCTGATGAAGTAGAAGGCATTTTCCCTGTCTCTGCTTGCAATAAAACCGATGACAACACTGTCTATGGCGCTGTGGCTCGCTATGGGAGTTTG ATCCACCGCCATGCCATGGACGTCAAGCATATAAATATATCGAATGTACGGCAGATCTTCCCACAGATTCTCTCAGCAGCCAACATATGTGATGAGATAAATGTGGCTCTTAAACTCGACAATGATAACTACGACAAGGAGGCGGACGGTGGCTTCAAAACTGAAGTCACCGCTAGCCTAAACGTCCCTCTTAACGAGCGCAATTTGTTTAACCAGGATAAAACGAA TCTGATACTGATTGCTACAACGGTGCTGAGTCTTACAGGTCCTCAATTTGGGCCCCGCATTCCtcagaaaaaaaagtcaaTATGGTGCGCCTACCACCGCACAAAGATCGAAGGCCACTGGGTCTTCGATCGCCACAATAATGTACGCGCCCTCAATCGTGAGTGGGATAACTAG
- a CDS encoding Hypothetical protein (Similar to TIGR gene model, INSD accession AAW42613.1; CNC06700), which yields MSAAIEDLSSFFFSTGIVAPDGAVAPSDLFFIPTQLQSTEFNTQLWSISNNELPATEPQAEFSLGQDALAGDDDDFVSYFANLFGNENDADSVGQIGTQQGDWQASVNNHHIHTEEPHELFGQKRIDEFIGWDFNISVPDANIPPIAPALVPVTPATQAYLTILSKPSIPEAPKDPSKPRRTSSSPKAPRISKSPSKKGSLKDALFGPRVVSSSGPKTRGAISCLACRDRKKPVSYPNVFHLRIQTHLYLLLVRRCISIQMRKMHQSRILLPMGRERPRGQAGPQTEGRIHPIHRGPRGTAWTARRDENDSGPHEGAKTASRLPTRLVLFLFDVFWSWPFHFICVLKSGIAGPSDARASAEFA from the exons ATGTCTGCCGCCATTGAAGACCTTagctccttcttcttctccactGGCATTGTAGCTCCGGATGGCGCGGTTGCTCCTTCTgacctcttcttcatccccaCTCAACTCCAAA GCACTGAGTTCAACACCCAGCTCTGGTCCATCTCCAATAACGAGCTTCCCGCTACTGAGCCCCAGGCCGAATTCAGCCTTGGCCAGGATGCCCTGGCCGGTGATGACGATGACTTTGTCAGCTACTTTGCCAACTTGTTTGGCAACGAGAACGATGCAGACTCTGTTGGTCAGATTGGCACTCAGCAGGGTGACTGGCAGGCGTCCGTCAACAATCACCATATCCACACGGAGGAACCTCATGAACTCTTCGGCCAGAAGAGAATAGATGAGTTTATCGGGTGGGACTTCA ATATCTCTGTGCCGGACGCCAACATCCCCCCCATCGCGCCTGCCCTGGTCCCCGTTACCCCAGCAACTCAGGCTTACTTGACCATTCTCTCCAAACCATCCATCCCCGAGGCTCCCAAGGACCCCAGCAAACCCAGGAGGACGTCGAGCAGCCCCAAGGCCCCTAGGATCTCCAAGTCTCCTTCCAAAAAAGGATCACTTAAGGATGCGCTCTTTGGCCCTCGAGttgtttcttcttctggaCCCAAGACCCGTGGGGCTATCTCTTGTCTTGCATGTCGTGACCGCAAGAAGCCTGTGAGTTATCCGAATGTATTTCACCTTCGTATTCAAACTCACCTCTATCTTCTTCTAGTGCGACGGTGTATATCAATTCAAATGCGAAAGATGCATCAGTCACGGATCTTGCTGCCAATGGGCAGAGAGCGGCCGCGGGGTCAAGCTGGGCCGCAAACAGAGGGACGAATACATCCGATTCATCGCGGCCCAAGGGGAACAGCTTGGACAGCGAGAAGAGACGAGAATGACAGTGGGCCCCATGAAGGCGCCAAAACTGCCTCTCGACTTCCAACGCGACTTgtcctctttctcttcgaCGTCTTCTGGTCTTGGCCTTTCCACTTCATCTGCGTACTCAAGTCTGGAATCGCTGGTCCTTCAGACGCCAGAGCATCAGCAGAATTTGCGTAA
- a CDS encoding uncharacterized protein (Similar to TIGR gene model, INSD accession AAW42621.1) has protein sequence MSAALSNKLKYAVFGVGRMGQRHALNVAFRTPRAELVAVADPKPSTPQWMKDNLPPSTKYFESYEDCLANSGADAVLIASATSWHAPMAIDAMHAGKHVLLEKPISIDLETSRSVVNEAEKFPDLKVMVGFSRRFDESYREARKMVENGTLGKAHLIKSATNDQYDPSGFFVSYAAASGGIYIDCGIHDIDCARWLLDASLGIPNPKKQVRRVFAAGHNIRHPELVQDNDVDNAVGFVEFENGKMLVLHLSRTAMHGHDCFAEIFGTDGKVIINGNPQLNRVEIRDAHGVRTESTPTYYERFKDAFVTEVNEFTSAVLDNKPVPVSVIDALEASKIATALTHSFKTNTPVFFDEEGEPILA, from the exons ATGTCTGCCGCCCTTTCCAACAAGCTCAAATACGCTGTCTTCGGCGTCGGCCGTATGGGCCAGCGTCATGCTCTAAACGTTGCCTTCAGAACTCCCCGCGCAGAACTCGTGGCAGTAGCCGACCCCAAGCCCTCGACTCCTCAATGGATGAAGGACAACCTGCCCCCCAGCACCAAGTACTTTGAAAGCTACGAAGACTGTCTCGCGAACAGTGGGGCAGATGCTGTTCTAATTGCGAGTGCGACCAGCTGGCACGCTCCCATGGCTATTGATGCAATGCATGCTGGCAAG CATGTCTTACTGGAGAAGCCTATTTCCATTGATCTCGAAACCTCCAGGAGCGTGGTCAATGAGGCGGAGAAATTCCCAGATTTGAAAGTCATGGTTGGTTTCAGTCGCAGAT TTGACGAGTCTTACCGAGAGGCAAGGAAAATGGTTGAAAATGGCACATTAGGCAAGGCACACTTGATCAAGTCTGCTACCAACGACCAGTACGACCCATCTGGGTTCTTCGTCTCCTACGCAGCCGCTTCAGGTGGTATTTACATTGACTGTGGTATCCACGATATTGATTGCGCCCGATGGCTCCTTGATGCCTCTCTCGGTATTCCTAATCCCAAAAAGCAAGTCCGCCGTGTGTTTGCTGCAGGCCACAACATCCGACATCCCGAGCTTGTTCAGGACAACGACGTTGACAACGCGGTAGGGTTTGTGGAGTTTGAGAATGGGAAGATGCTGGTATTACACCTGAGCAGAACTGCTATGCATGGTCACGATTGTTTTGCTGAGATTTTCGGAACTGACGGAAAGGTGATCATTAACGGA AACCCTCAGCTTAACCGAGTGGAGATTCGTGATGCTCATGGTGTCCGCACCGAGTCAAC CCCTACCTATTACGAGCGTTTTAAGGATGCTTTTGTGACAGAAGTCAACGAGTTTACATCCGCCGTCCTCGATAACAAAC CCGTCCCCGTCAGCGTCATCGATGCCCTAGAGGCAAGCAAGATTGCGACCGCTTTGACACACTCCTTCAAAACCAATACCCCAGTCTTCTTTGATGAGGAGGGCGAGCCGATATTGGCGTGA
- a CDS encoding Hypothetical Protein (Similar to TIGR gene model, INSD accession AAW42550.1) gives MSGLKAHFNEDPVTPPPERAEGNTFVSSDPRTPLDEKPVPFSRPSTPTPAHDKLAFVGLGEMGKRMATNLAKHLSENGQPPLLVYNRKEEGISHFIEYAAKNGVSKDMYEVKTDLEEIGQTADLIITSLAGDEAVEEVYNQLFKGQEAQKGKGDGILPGGRGRSTIFVDTSTVYPTTAGRIERLATSKPHRSFLSCPVFGVPRAAETADLILAISGDYFAKKHAAHALVPAIGKKVMDLGSNVERAMSFKLVGNSLELGFIELLSECFTLCDQTGVGSDQLVELIKLQHKSPALIRYADRITKNKFDSTGGFNLGGGINDARYIRQLAESHNVPMPVMDVAQQHMLSARAHGGDIMDWTALVGGQRISAGLQPFAGKMRLEKYEG, from the exons ATGTCAGGACTCAAGGCACACTTTAACGAAGACCCCGTAACTCCTCCTCCAGAGAGGGCTGAAGGAAATACCTTTGTCTCTTCTGACCCGAGGACACCGCTTGACGAGAAGCCTGTCCCTTTCTCCAG GCCTTCTACGCCCACTCCCGCTCAT GACAAACTCGCGTTCGTCGGTTTGGGTGAGATGGGTAAGCGAATGGCCACCAATTTAGCTAAGCACCTCTCTGAGAACGGTCAG CCACCCTTGCTCGTGTATAAcagaaaggaagagggcATCTCCCATTTTATTGAGTACGCGGCGAAGAACGGAGTGAGCAAGGACATGTACGAGGTTAAGACTGATTTGGAAGAAATTGGACAAAC GGCCGACTTGATCATCACTTCTCTGGCTGGTGATGAGGCTGTAGAAGAGGTTTACAATCAGTTGTTCAAGGGACAAGAG GCTCAGAAGGGCAAAGGTGACGGTATCCTTCCCGGTGGCCGTGGCCGAAGCACCATTTTTGTCGACACCAGTACTGTATATCCCACCACAGCCGGCCGTATCGAGAGACTCGCAACCTCGAAGCCTCATCGATCTTTCCTCTCTTGCCCTGTCTTTGGTGTCCCTCGTGCAGCCGAAACCGCGGATCTTATTCTTGCTATTTCGGGCGACTACTTTGCCAAGAAGCACGCGGCTCATGCTCTTGTGCCTGCCATTGGCAAAAAAGTCATGGATTTGGGCAGTAACGTCGAACGAGCCATGTCTTTCAA GCTCGTCGGTAACTCTCTCGAACTCGGCTTCATCGAACTCCTCTCTGAGTGCTTCACTCTTTGTGACCAAACTGGCGTAGGATCCGATCAGCTCGTCGAACTCATCAAGCTCCAACACAAGAGTCCCGCTTTGATCCGATACGCTGACCGAATTACCAAAAACAAATTTGACAGCACGGGTGGTTTTAACTTGGGTGGAGGTATCAATGATGCTCG ATACATTCGTCAACTTGCCGAGTCACACAACGTTCCCATGCCTGTAATGGATGTTGCCCAACAGCACATGCTCTCAGCTCGAGCTCATGGTGGTGATATCATGGACTGGACAGCGCTTGTTGGTGGCCAGAGGATCTCTGCCGGTTTGCAGCCTTTCGCTGGTAAG ATGCGTTTGGAGAAGTACGAGGGATAA
- a CDS encoding Hypothetical protein (Similar to TIGR gene model, INSD accession AAW42624.1; CNC06890) produces MSAAPSRSAPPPPPSEDDSQGASANERLLAAAKTDNEGMLEDALKELSDVNQPDGVIHASTNVLEPILCHDTCDVDLKNRLQGDTPLHIAVRNRWDQYEGLRLWLVRSLLEAGADTSIRNRHNERPIDILPRADPNADPSSDNEKIRSALRQAEAEASLALSDAVVDDDDEVEVDPDDVASDSD; encoded by the exons ATGAGCGCCGCCCCGTCAAGATCAgcacctcctcctcctccttccgAAGACGACTCCCAAGGAGCTTCAGCCA ACGAGCGATTATTGGCGGCTGCCAAGACTGACAACGAAGGAATGCTGGAGGATGCGCTTAAGGAACTGAGTGATGTCAACCAACCTGATGG TGTAATCCACGCCTCCACAAACGTCCTCGAACCGATCCTTTGTCACGATACCTGTGATGTTGACTTGAAGAATAGACTGCAAGGAGATACCCCGTTGCACATTGCCGTCAGAAACCGATGGGATCAGTATGAGGGTCTGAGGTTGTGGTTAG TACGAAGCTTGTTAGAGGCTGGTGCGGACACCTC AATCCGAAACCGTCACAACGAAAGACCAATAGACATCCTCCCCCGCGCCGACCCCAACGCTGACCCATCATCCGACAACGAAAAGATTCGCTCTGCGCTCCGACAGGCTGAAGCAGAGGCCTCTTTAGCACTCTCAGATGCTGTGGTagatgacgatgatgaggtGGAGGTCGACCCCGATGATGTTGCGTCCGACTCGGATTAA